The following proteins come from a genomic window of Streptomyces liliiviolaceus:
- a CDS encoding gamma-glutamyl-gamma-aminobutyrate hydrolase family protein, with the protein MSARPLIAVPARFSATSSALDRPAEANARALIEAVWRAGGEPGGIHPHAPGGTADPGEVRGRLARFDGLLLPGGGDLAPYRYGAGRTHRAVYDVDDEQDGFDLELARQALACRLPLLAVCRGLQVVNTALGGTLHQDNQGGGQDTGGPGHGHRHVRHPVFLAPWSVVARVTGTDKTEASCYHHQHVDRLGEGLKATARAVDGTVEAVELADGDDRFMAVQWHPEDTARTDPAQQRLFDALVRAARRRAERE; encoded by the coding sequence GTGAGCGCCCGCCCGCTGATAGCGGTCCCCGCCCGCTTCTCGGCGACCTCCTCGGCCCTGGACCGGCCGGCGGAGGCCAACGCCCGCGCGCTGATCGAGGCGGTCTGGCGGGCCGGCGGCGAACCGGGCGGCATCCATCCGCACGCGCCCGGCGGCACGGCCGACCCCGGCGAGGTGCGAGGCCGGCTCGCCCGCTTCGACGGCCTGCTGCTGCCGGGCGGCGGCGACCTGGCCCCGTACCGCTACGGGGCCGGGCGGACGCACCGGGCCGTGTACGACGTGGACGACGAGCAGGACGGCTTCGACCTGGAACTCGCCCGGCAGGCCCTCGCGTGCCGCCTGCCGCTGCTGGCGGTCTGCCGCGGGCTGCAGGTCGTCAACACGGCCCTCGGCGGCACACTGCACCAGGACAACCAGGGGGGCGGTCAGGACACCGGCGGTCCCGGGCACGGGCACCGTCATGTGCGGCACCCCGTCTTCCTCGCGCCCTGGTCCGTCGTGGCCCGTGTCACCGGGACCGACAAGACCGAGGCGTCCTGCTACCACCATCAGCACGTGGACCGGCTGGGGGAGGGGCTCAAGGCCACCGCCCGCGCCGTCGACGGAACCGTGGAGGCCGTCGAACTCGCCGACGGCGACGACCGGTTCATGGCCGTGCAGTGGCATCCGGAGGACACCGCGCGCACGGACCCGGCCCAGCAGCGGCTCTTCGACGCGCTGGTGCGGGCGGCACGGCGGAGGGCCGAGCGCGAATAA
- a CDS encoding MarR family winged helix-turn-helix transcriptional regulator, protein MPSQRSISAAERLAAEKLGGIPVRRDQMAAVANIYRAASAVRQHLENSVLRRSDLTWTGFVVLWVVWVWGESETRRVAEEAGISKGTLTGVARTLESRGLLRRADHPTDGRLVLLGLTEEGENFMREVFPAFNEEEAFVTSRLSDAECRTLADGLRSVVLQVEEHGEDRRRELLNGAAATPRRSGRRARN, encoded by the coding sequence GTGCCCAGCCAGCGGTCCATCAGCGCGGCGGAGAGACTCGCGGCGGAGAAACTCGGCGGCATCCCCGTCCGGCGCGACCAGATGGCGGCGGTCGCCAACATCTACCGGGCCGCGTCCGCCGTGCGCCAGCACCTGGAGAACTCCGTACTGCGGCGCTCGGACCTGACCTGGACCGGCTTCGTCGTGCTCTGGGTGGTGTGGGTGTGGGGCGAGTCCGAGACCCGGCGCGTCGCCGAGGAGGCCGGGATCTCGAAGGGCACCCTGACCGGCGTGGCCCGCACCCTGGAGTCCCGCGGTCTGCTGCGCCGCGCCGACCATCCCACCGACGGGCGGCTCGTCCTGCTCGGCCTCACCGAGGAGGGCGAGAACTTCATGCGGGAGGTGTTCCCGGCGTTCAACGAGGAGGAGGCCTTCGTCACCTCGCGGCTGAGCGACGCCGAGTGCCGCACGCTCGCCGACGGGCTGCGGAGCGTGGTGCTCCAGGTCGAGGAGCACGGCGAGGACCGGCGCCGGGAACTGCTGAACGGCGCGGCGGCCACCCCCCGTCGCAGCGGCCGCCGCGCCCGTAACTGA
- a CDS encoding cytochrome P450 has product MAAPVPVEPLPLDDVDLTDLDSFTDELRPWRMFHTLRHRDPVHWQPEAAPNAGFWALTRHRDIVAVDRDPDTFTSTKFVNLEEVDDDQIAKRASILELDGVRHRALRGLLQRQFGHTVISRYTDFLRGLTARTLDAALPLGTFDFVTHVAADFPINVLARLLDVPPEDNRRLIDWGNRIIGNTDPDYADVLLGSPESERYRDLPFRSPAATEVFAYGRELARQRRGGTGDDLVSRLVNGTPRDGVPLTEQDFDNYFLLLVVAGNETTRHAISHTMLALTRHPDQLDLLRRDPALIPVAVEEFLRWASPVYHFRRTATRDTELSGTRIRRGDKVVMWYASGNRDEAVFPDPYAFDVTRTPNDHVTFGKTSPHLCLGNLLARTEIRVMFEELIPRLADIRLGGPVRRVRSNFVHGIKELPVTVTLK; this is encoded by the coding sequence ATGGCCGCACCCGTCCCGGTCGAACCCCTGCCCCTCGACGACGTCGACCTCACCGACCTCGACAGCTTCACCGACGAACTGCGGCCCTGGCGCATGTTCCACACGCTGCGGCACCGGGACCCGGTCCACTGGCAGCCCGAGGCCGCGCCCAACGCGGGCTTCTGGGCGCTCACCCGGCACCGGGACATCGTCGCCGTCGACCGGGACCCGGACACCTTCACCTCGACGAAGTTCGTCAACCTCGAAGAGGTCGACGACGACCAGATCGCCAAGCGCGCCTCGATCCTGGAACTCGACGGGGTCCGGCACCGCGCGCTGCGCGGGCTGCTGCAACGGCAGTTCGGGCACACCGTCATCAGCCGGTACACCGACTTCCTGCGCGGTCTGACCGCCCGCACGCTGGACGCGGCGCTGCCGCTGGGCACGTTCGACTTCGTCACCCATGTCGCGGCCGACTTCCCGATCAACGTCCTGGCCCGTCTCCTGGACGTGCCGCCCGAGGACAACCGGCGGCTCATCGACTGGGGCAACCGCATCATCGGCAACACCGACCCGGACTACGCGGACGTCCTGCTCGGCAGCCCGGAGAGCGAGCGCTACCGCGATCTGCCCTTCCGCTCCCCCGCCGCCACCGAGGTCTTCGCGTACGGACGCGAACTGGCCCGGCAGCGGCGGGGCGGCACCGGCGACGACCTGGTCTCGCGGCTCGTGAACGGGACCCCGCGCGACGGTGTGCCGCTGACGGAACAGGACTTCGACAACTACTTCCTGCTCCTGGTCGTCGCGGGCAACGAGACGACCCGCCACGCCATCAGCCACACCATGCTGGCGCTGACCCGCCACCCCGACCAGCTGGACCTGCTGCGCCGCGACCCGGCCCTGATCCCCGTGGCCGTCGAGGAGTTCCTGCGCTGGGCCTCCCCCGTCTACCACTTCCGGCGTACGGCGACCCGTGACACCGAGCTGAGCGGCACCCGCATCAGGCGGGGCGACAAGGTGGTCATGTGGTACGCCTCGGGCAACCGCGACGAGGCCGTCTTCCCCGACCCCTACGCCTTCGACGTGACCCGCACCCCCAACGACCATGTCACCTTCGGGAAGACGAGCCCGCATCTGTGTCTGGGCAACCTGCTCGCCCGGACCGAGATCCGCGTCATGTTCGAGGAACTGATCCCGCGGCTCGCGGACATCCGGCTCGGCGGTCCGGTCCGCCGGGTCCGCTCCAACTTCGTCCACGGCATCAAGGAACTGCCCGTGACGGTCACGCTCAAGTGA
- a CDS encoding glutamine synthetase family protein — protein MSAHDPSLTREHTERLAEAGIDVVRVVYPDLLGTDRARDVLLDHLPTACAHGLAFCRAVYHTTPRGEVVPVTGGLEAGLPDMLVRPDLSTLAPLPWEPGVASCLGDVTDARTGAPTPESPRDLLRTVLARCAEHGLNPVAGPELEYFLCESDPGAPGGRRRYSTAAGTVYTAGLRADPDNHLLRTLRSLRDLGLGVTTGNHEFDGAQFEINLTHSPALDAADRAFRLKSAVKELARAEGRTATFMAKPFNDTGGSGFHVHLSCVDGEGGNTFDDPAGPYGLSATALHAVAGLLAHAPALAALLNPTVNSYKRFGPDTLAPWLIDWGLDNRSAMVRVPPERGAGARLELRLGDAAANPYLLVAATSAAVLLGVRDAVEPPAPLKGYGYDTASAPLLPASLPAALDALEADTDLTRLLGKEFVSAYVTYKRDEVSRFHQHVTDWELAEYADHL, from the coding sequence GTGAGCGCACACGACCCCTCCCTGACCAGGGAACACACCGAACGGCTCGCCGAGGCGGGCATCGACGTGGTCCGCGTGGTCTACCCCGACCTGCTCGGCACGGACCGGGCCCGTGACGTGCTGCTCGACCATCTGCCCACGGCCTGCGCACACGGGCTCGCCTTCTGCCGGGCCGTCTACCACACCACCCCGCGCGGCGAGGTGGTCCCGGTGACCGGCGGTCTGGAGGCGGGACTGCCCGACATGCTGGTCCGCCCCGACCTCAGCACGCTGGCCCCGCTGCCCTGGGAGCCGGGGGTCGCCTCCTGCCTGGGCGACGTCACCGACGCCCGCACCGGCGCGCCCACCCCCGAGTCCCCCCGCGACCTGCTGCGCACCGTGCTCGCCCGGTGCGCGGAGCACGGGCTGAACCCGGTGGCCGGTCCCGAACTGGAGTACTTCCTCTGCGAGTCGGACCCGGGCGCGCCCGGCGGCAGGCGCCGCTACAGCACGGCCGCCGGCACCGTGTACACGGCGGGCCTGCGCGCCGATCCGGACAACCACCTGCTGCGCACCCTGCGTTCGCTGCGCGACCTGGGACTCGGCGTGACGACCGGCAACCATGAGTTCGACGGCGCGCAGTTCGAGATCAATCTGACCCACTCCCCCGCCCTGGACGCCGCCGACCGGGCCTTCCGGCTCAAGTCGGCCGTCAAGGAGCTCGCCCGCGCGGAGGGGCGGACCGCCACCTTCATGGCGAAGCCGTTCAACGACACGGGCGGCTCCGGCTTCCATGTCCATCTGTCGTGCGTGGACGGCGAGGGCGGCAACACCTTCGACGACCCGGCGGGCCCGTACGGTCTGTCGGCCACCGCCCTGCACGCCGTGGCCGGTCTCCTCGCGCACGCCCCGGCGCTCGCCGCGCTGCTGAACCCCACGGTCAACTCGTACAAGCGCTTCGGCCCCGACACGCTCGCCCCGTGGCTGATCGACTGGGGCCTGGACAACCGCAGTGCCATGGTCCGCGTACCGCCCGAGCGCGGGGCGGGAGCGCGGCTCGAACTGCGGCTGGGGGACGCCGCCGCCAACCCGTATCTGCTGGTCGCCGCCACGAGCGCGGCCGTCCTGCTCGGTGTCAGGGACGCGGTGGAGCCGCCCGCGCCGCTCAAGGGGTACGGCTACGACACCGCGTCGGCGCCGCTGCTGCCCGCGAGTCTGCCCGCCGCGCTCGACGCCCTGGAGGCGGACACCGACCTCACCCGGCTCCTCGGCAAGGAGTTCGTCTCCGCGTACGTCACCTACAAGCGCGACGAGGTCAGCCGCTTCCATCAGCACGTCACCGACTGGGAACTGGCCGAGTACGCCGACCATCTGTGA
- a CDS encoding APC family permease, whose protein sequence is MTAADRRLKRDALGVLGILFLVLSAQAPLTGIAGAVPLSVALGNGSGVPAAYVAAGAVVLLFSVGFVAMSRHVVDPGAFYTYIGRGLGRTAGTGAAAVALFAYCTIQAAMYGLYGATVAQLLDLHAGIDAPWWLWALLTMALVQFLGVAGIDTGARVLAVFVVAETSILLVFALVTLVRGGGPEGLGVAAAFSPRTALDGAPGVALMFAVASMFGFEATAVYGEEARAPERTVPRATYLSITLITAFFALTSWMVISAHGASHATDDAGRALENGDSSAFVFQPVTDRLGGWAGDLLPVLLATSLFAGILAFHNSANRYLFSLSRERRLPHALCALNRRGAPWAAGVVQTAIAVLLVVPFALTGRDPVVTLFSWFSGVAVLAIMLLYLLTSVSVVVFFRRNRLDRRLWNTAVAPALGALGIAGAIWLVLANLTTLIGGDRTTATWLALTIPTVWLLGAAAYLARPAGAYPRTMAPAPETPDAAVTSPTPETSEKDPP, encoded by the coding sequence GTGACCGCCGCGGACCGCCGGCTCAAGCGTGACGCCCTCGGAGTCCTCGGTATCCTCTTCCTCGTCCTGTCGGCGCAGGCCCCGCTCACCGGCATCGCCGGAGCCGTGCCCCTGTCCGTCGCGCTCGGCAACGGCTCCGGCGTCCCCGCCGCGTACGTCGCCGCGGGCGCCGTCGTCCTGCTGTTCTCGGTGGGATTCGTCGCGATGAGCCGGCACGTCGTCGACCCGGGCGCGTTCTACACGTACATCGGCAGGGGCCTCGGCCGGACCGCCGGTACGGGCGCCGCCGCCGTCGCCCTCTTCGCGTACTGCACCATCCAGGCCGCGATGTACGGCCTCTACGGAGCGACGGTCGCCCAACTCCTTGACCTGCACGCGGGCATCGACGCGCCGTGGTGGCTGTGGGCCCTGCTCACCATGGCGCTGGTGCAGTTCCTCGGCGTGGCGGGCATCGACACGGGCGCCCGCGTGCTGGCCGTCTTCGTGGTCGCCGAGACCAGCATCCTGCTGGTGTTCGCCCTGGTCACGCTGGTGCGCGGGGGAGGCCCCGAAGGACTCGGCGTCGCAGCCGCCTTCTCGCCGAGGACCGCCCTCGACGGCGCTCCGGGGGTGGCCCTGATGTTCGCCGTGGCGTCCATGTTCGGCTTCGAGGCCACCGCCGTCTACGGCGAGGAGGCCCGCGCGCCCGAGCGGACCGTACCCCGTGCCACGTATCTCTCCATCACGCTGATCACCGCCTTCTTCGCCCTCACCTCCTGGATGGTGATCTCCGCCCACGGCGCCTCGCACGCCACCGACGACGCCGGACGGGCCCTTGAGAACGGGGATTCGTCGGCGTTCGTCTTCCAGCCCGTCACCGACCGGCTCGGCGGCTGGGCCGGTGACCTGCTGCCCGTCCTGCTCGCGACCTCCCTCTTCGCGGGAATCCTGGCCTTCCACAACTCGGCCAACCGCTATCTGTTCTCGCTGAGCCGTGAACGCCGCCTCCCGCACGCCCTGTGCGCCCTGAACCGGCGCGGCGCGCCCTGGGCGGCCGGAGTCGTCCAGACGGCGATCGCGGTGCTGCTGGTCGTGCCGTTCGCGCTCACCGGGCGGGATCCGGTCGTGACGCTGTTCTCCTGGTTCAGCGGCGTCGCCGTCCTGGCGATCATGCTGCTGTACCTCCTGACGTCCGTGTCCGTGGTCGTCTTCTTCCGCCGGAACCGCCTGGACCGGCGGCTGTGGAACACCGCCGTCGCGCCCGCCCTGGGCGCCCTCGGCATCGCCGGGGCCATCTGGCTCGTCCTGGCCAATCTGACGACCCTCATCGGCGGCGACCGGACCACCGCCACCTGGCTGGCGCTGACGATCCCCACCGTCTGGCTGCTGGGCGCCGCCGCGTATCTGGCCCGACCGGCTGGCGCGTATCCCCGAACCATGGCCCCGGCTCCCGAGACCCCGGACGCAGCCGTGACCTCGCCCACCCCGGAGACCTCCGAAAAGGATCCGCCGTGA
- a CDS encoding gamma-glutamyl-gamma-aminobutyrate hydrolase family protein, whose translation MTRPRPARPLIAIPARFSVSTSALRYSAEIVARALVEAVWRAGGEPVTLHPHAPDGSCDPALVAERLTRFDGVLLPGGDELPPGRYGNTPTHGSTHDADAEQDGFDLAVAHHVLRTELPLLAICRGLQAVNVALGGTLQVQLAGWRRRHHNLVHQVAVQPATLLELSMGAQVVTASCFHRTHVDRVGAGLKVTARADDGTREALELPHRRAWFAGVQWHPEHTARHDPAQQALFEAFVRATGAGR comes from the coding sequence GTGACCCGTCCCCGTCCCGCCCGCCCCCTCATCGCCATTCCCGCCCGTTTCTCCGTCTCGACCTCGGCCCTGCGGTACTCCGCCGAGATCGTCGCCCGTGCCCTGGTCGAAGCCGTCTGGCGGGCGGGCGGCGAGCCCGTGACCCTGCACCCCCACGCACCGGACGGAAGCTGCGACCCCGCGCTCGTCGCCGAGCGCCTGACCCGCTTCGACGGCGTTCTCCTGCCGGGGGGCGACGAACTGCCGCCCGGCCGGTACGGGAACACGCCGACGCACGGCAGCACGCACGACGCCGACGCCGAACAGGACGGCTTCGACCTGGCGGTGGCCCACCACGTCCTGCGCACCGAGCTGCCCCTGCTGGCGATCTGCCGGGGTCTCCAGGCGGTCAACGTGGCGCTCGGAGGCACGCTGCAGGTGCAGTTGGCGGGCTGGCGGCGACGGCACCACAACCTCGTGCACCAAGTGGCCGTCCAGCCCGCCACCCTGCTCGAACTGAGCATGGGCGCCCAGGTGGTGACGGCGTCCTGCTTCCACCGCACCCACGTCGACCGGGTGGGCGCCGGACTCAAGGTCACCGCGCGGGCCGACGACGGCACCCGCGAGGCACTGGAACTCCCGCACCGGCGGGCCTGGTTCGCCGGTGTGCAGTGGCACCCCGAGCACACCGCCCGGCACGACCCCGCGCAACAGGCCCTGTTCGAGGCGTTCGTCCGGGCCACGGGGGCGGGCCGGTGA
- a CDS encoding cysteine hydrolase family protein, with protein sequence MKRALVVIDVQNEYVTGGLPIGYPDPSLSLANIAAAVDTAVQEGVPVVLVQHAAPAGAPLFARGTHGFALHDVVASRPHDHLVEKTLPSSFIGTDLDEWLRRAGVDTLTLVGWMTQTCDESTARHAVQLGYQVEVLADATGALALTNRAGSLSAAEIHHAVLVVLQSFFAYTASTAEWIGAVRTKSPLGRPDFAAATDAGHAENGGVGG encoded by the coding sequence ATGAAACGTGCCCTCGTCGTCATCGACGTCCAGAACGAGTACGTCACGGGCGGTCTGCCGATCGGCTACCCGGACCCGTCCCTGAGCCTGGCGAACATCGCCGCGGCCGTCGACACCGCCGTACAGGAAGGCGTCCCGGTCGTGCTCGTCCAGCACGCCGCCCCCGCCGGCGCCCCCCTCTTCGCGCGGGGCACGCACGGCTTCGCCCTGCACGACGTGGTGGCCTCCCGCCCCCACGACCATCTCGTGGAGAAGACCCTGCCGTCGTCCTTCATCGGCACCGACCTCGACGAGTGGCTGCGCCGGGCGGGCGTCGACACGCTCACCCTCGTCGGGTGGATGACGCAGACCTGCGACGAGTCGACCGCCCGGCACGCCGTCCAGCTCGGCTACCAGGTCGAGGTGCTCGCCGACGCGACCGGTGCGCTGGCCCTGACCAACCGGGCGGGCAGTCTGTCCGCCGCCGAGATCCACCACGCGGTGCTGGTGGTCCTGCAGTCGTTCTTCGCCTACACGGCGAGCACCGCGGAGTGGATCGGCGCCGTCCGCACCAAGTCACCGCTCGGCCGCCCGGACTTCGCGGCGGCGACCGACGCGGGCCACGCGGAGAACGGCGGCGTCGGCGGCTGA
- a CDS encoding pyridoxal phosphate-dependent decarboxylase family protein, with amino-acid sequence MARLEKHLADLSIRGLELTDPSQLTRMARALMTTEHEKPAAFDEAKLSAIVDLYIRTGIQVHSPGYMGRQFSGVVPLSSVIDFVSSVVNQPSSFYEAGQLPNVVERIMADELNRFIGYRPGTFDMVTTSGGSLANLTALLTARNRAFPGVWARGGSELDGPARPAVAVGADVHYSVARAAGILGIGEDRIVRLPLDAARRIDVSRVGPALDAAERQGLDVFCLVASAGTTSVGAFDPLGELAAVTRERGLWLHVDGAHGASLLVSDELRHKLRGVDQADSLAWDAHKMMFVPAPCTLLFYRNREHSREAFRQTASYVFDAQPGVHTALDSGDKNFECTKRPMMMTLWVLWAMYGRALFAEKIEYLCRLTRVAHAILEKQDDFETLHRPEANIMCFRYRPKWLADDEVAQFQVDIRNRIKQDGQFFISKVDVDGVAALRVVMMNHQITIEHFQMLLGEIRKAGREK; translated from the coding sequence TTGGCCAGGCTGGAAAAGCATCTGGCCGACCTGTCGATCCGGGGCCTGGAGCTCACCGACCCCTCGCAATTGACCCGGATGGCCCGGGCGCTGATGACCACCGAGCACGAGAAACCCGCCGCGTTCGATGAGGCGAAACTCTCGGCGATCGTCGATCTCTACATCAGGACCGGTATCCAGGTCCATTCGCCCGGCTATATGGGCCGGCAGTTCTCGGGCGTGGTCCCGCTCTCCTCGGTCATCGACTTCGTCAGCTCCGTCGTCAACCAGCCCTCGTCGTTCTACGAGGCGGGCCAGCTGCCCAACGTCGTGGAACGGATCATGGCCGACGAGCTGAACAGGTTCATCGGCTACCGGCCCGGCACCTTCGACATGGTGACCACCTCCGGAGGGTCGCTGGCCAATCTGACCGCCCTGCTCACCGCCCGGAACAGGGCTTTTCCCGGAGTCTGGGCCCGCGGCGGCTCGGAGCTCGACGGCCCGGCCAGGCCCGCCGTCGCGGTCGGCGCCGACGTCCACTACAGCGTCGCCCGGGCCGCCGGCATCCTCGGGATCGGCGAGGACCGTATCGTCCGCCTGCCGCTGGACGCCGCACGGCGCATCGACGTCTCCCGGGTCGGGCCCGCCCTCGACGCGGCCGAACGGCAGGGCCTGGACGTCTTCTGCCTGGTCGCCTCGGCCGGCACGACGTCGGTGGGCGCCTTCGACCCGCTCGGCGAACTGGCCGCCGTCACACGCGAACGCGGACTGTGGCTGCACGTGGACGGCGCCCACGGCGCGAGCCTGCTGGTCTCCGACGAACTGCGCCACAAACTGCGCGGCGTCGACCAGGCCGACTCGCTGGCCTGGGACGCGCACAAGATGATGTTCGTGCCGGCCCCGTGCACCCTGCTCTTCTACCGGAACCGGGAACACAGCAGGGAAGCCTTCCGGCAGACCGCCAGTTACGTGTTCGACGCGCAGCCGGGTGTCCATACGGCACTCGACAGCGGCGACAAGAACTTCGAATGCACGAAGCGCCCCATGATGATGACTCTCTGGGTGCTGTGGGCGATGTACGGCAGAGCGCTCTTCGCCGAGAAAATCGAATACCTGTGCCGACTGACGCGAGTCGCCCACGCAATCCTCGAAAAGCAGGACGACTTCGAGACGCTGCACCGCCCCGAGGCCAACATCATGTGTTTCCGCTACCGGCCGAAATGGCTCGCGGACGACGAAGTGGCCCAATTCCAGGTGGACATCAGGAACCGCATCAAGCAGGACGGGCAGTTCTTCATCTCCAAGGTCGACGTGGACGGAGTGGCCGCCCTCAGAGTGGTCATGATGAACCATCAGATCACCATCGAGCATTTCCAGATGCTGCTCGGTGAGATAAGGAAAGCGGGGCGGGAGAAGTGA
- a CDS encoding phenylacetate--CoA ligase family protein, with protein MTDTRVAQAPPTDLRGLVDWLIPDWELTPPTPEAVTLLPSFASKMRECERVCQQPYSEISHEIQDALVLRRLQQMIHTVRLNPIWRERLENAGIIRPPDSYEAWQRIPLSDKETQRDLYMGSRTGMVVPHDRGGFEVVASGGTSSGSPLETVYSLRELSDTYAVAGHFLGTYLLSGHLAGADPKWLLTTLADYQMWSSGTMVGGVLQSVPGVNYIGAGPVTAPVLEHVFSYRGPKALMGISAGIAILAELGAGMSQKAKDSFRVALYGSGVLPQRNRDELKALYPNLVILSYFAATQAETIGLQLDESSPVLTAVPGLHLIEIVDENGRWVPEGEEGELVVTRLHAHEAPLLRLKLGDRMIRRPRLDGPGPGPRAQRFEFAGRTGDILHLNDSQYSAVRAYDALRDELRTAGVVDLDQAAHEIQFVNRREERVITLYAAVDDVLTPAYRVDSLLGPAGLQRVLVNALPRSLSLFNDGEANPTSVAKTGYRLEVRFVPRHSPEIERTSVGKVPLVRDQA; from the coding sequence GTGACGGACACACGGGTGGCCCAGGCGCCTCCCACCGATCTCCGAGGCTTGGTCGACTGGCTCATCCCGGACTGGGAACTGACCCCGCCGACCCCCGAGGCGGTGACCCTGCTGCCGTCGTTCGCGAGCAAGATGCGGGAATGCGAGCGGGTCTGTCAACAGCCCTACAGCGAGATCTCCCACGAGATCCAGGACGCGCTGGTGCTGCGCAGGCTCCAGCAGATGATCCACACCGTCCGGCTGAATCCGATCTGGCGCGAACGCCTGGAGAACGCCGGGATCATCCGGCCCCCCGACAGCTACGAGGCGTGGCAGCGCATACCGCTGTCCGACAAGGAGACCCAGCGCGACCTCTACATGGGCTCCCGCACGGGCATGGTCGTCCCGCACGACCGGGGCGGCTTCGAGGTCGTCGCCAGCGGCGGAACCAGCAGCGGCAGTCCCCTGGAGACCGTGTACTCGCTGAGGGAACTGAGCGACACCTACGCGGTGGCCGGCCACTTCCTCGGCACCTACCTGCTCAGCGGCCACCTCGCAGGCGCGGACCCCAAGTGGCTGCTCACCACTCTGGCCGACTACCAGATGTGGAGCAGCGGCACGATGGTCGGCGGAGTGCTCCAGAGCGTGCCCGGCGTCAACTACATCGGCGCCGGACCCGTCACCGCACCCGTCCTGGAGCACGTCTTCTCCTACCGGGGCCCCAAGGCGCTGATGGGCATCTCGGCGGGCATCGCCATCCTCGCCGAACTCGGCGCGGGCATGAGCCAGAAGGCCAAGGACAGCTTCCGCGTCGCGCTCTACGGCAGCGGTGTGCTCCCGCAGCGCAACCGCGACGAACTCAAGGCGCTCTACCCGAACCTGGTGATCCTCAGCTACTTCGCGGCCACCCAGGCGGAGACCATCGGGCTGCAACTGGACGAGTCGAGCCCCGTCCTCACCGCGGTCCCCGGCCTGCACCTCATCGAGATCGTCGACGAGAACGGCCGCTGGGTCCCCGAGGGCGAGGAGGGCGAACTCGTCGTCACCCGGCTGCACGCCCACGAGGCTCCCCTGCTGCGGCTGAAGCTGGGCGACCGCATGATCCGCAGGCCCCGCCTCGACGGCCCGGGGCCGGGACCGAGGGCCCAGCGGTTCGAGTTCGCCGGCCGCACCGGCGACATCCTGCACCTGAACGACAGCCAGTACTCGGCGGTGCGCGCCTACGACGCGCTGCGCGACGAACTGCGGACGGCCGGCGTGGTGGACCTGGACCAGGCCGCCCACGAGATCCAGTTCGTCAACCGGCGCGAGGAGCGGGTCATCACCCTGTACGCCGCCGTGGACGACGTGCTCACCCCGGCGTACCGCGTCGATTCCCTGCTCGGACCGGCCGGACTCCAGCGGGTGCTCGTCAACGCCCTGCCGCGGTCCCTGTCCCTGTTCAACGACGGTGAGGCCAACCCCACCTCGGTCGCGAAGACGGGCTACCGCCTGGAGGTCCGGTTCGTGCCGCGGCACTCACCGGAGATCGAGCGCACCTCGGTCGGCAAGGTGCCGCTGGTCCGCGACCAGGCCTGA